The genomic window CCCAGGTGGTTTAAAATCGAGAACTGCTTCAGAAATGAGAGCAAAGTTCCCTACAAGATTAGTAGAGAACGCAGTAAAAGGCATGTTGCCAAAAGGGCGTTTAGGTCGTGACTTATACCGTAACTTGTATGTTTATGCAGGTACAGAGCACAAGCACGAAGCTCAACAACCAAAGAAAATTGAACTTTAATAAGATTAAGTGATGGAAGTAATTAACACTTCAGGCAGAAGAAAGACTTCTGTAGCAAGAATTTACCTGAGTCAAGGTGAAGGAAAAATTACTGTCAACAAACGTGAGTTTGGTGATTATTTCCCATCTGAGGTTTTGCAAATCAAAGTGCAACAACCATTAGAATTGACTAATGAGTCTGGCAAGTACGATATCAACGTAAATGTGCAAGGTGGTGGTATTAACGGACAAGCTGAAGCTGTACGTTTAGCAATCTCTAAAGCTCTTTGCGAAATCAACGCAGAACACAGATTGACATTGAAACCAGAAGGTTTCTTAACTCGTGATCCTCGTATGGTGGAAAGAAAGAAGCCAGGTCGCAGAAAAGCGAGAAGAAGATTCCAATTCTCGAAACGTTAATCAAGTATTTTGCAGTTTTGCCGGTATACGATGGTCTTGTTTCAAGACTATCTGCCGCGCTGCTTAGAATACGTTTTGCAAAAAAAATCTACTTGTTAGAAGAATGAAAAATTTAGAATACAAAGAACTGCTTGATGCAGGCGTTCACTTTGGTCACTTGACCAGAAAGTGGAACCCTAAAATGGCTCCTTACATTTTCATGGAGCGCAATGGTATCCACATCATTGACCTGAACAAAACAAAGACTGCTTTAGAGCAAGCACAAAATGCTTTAAAAAATATTGTAAAGTCTGGTCGTAAGGTGATGTTTGTTGCTACTAAAAAACAAGCAAAAGACATCGTTGCACAAGAAGCGGCAAGATTAAAAATGCCTTTCGTTACTGAGCGTTGGTTAGGTGGTATGCTTACTAACTTCCAAACTGTACGTAAGTCATTGAAAAAAATGTCATCAATCGACAAATTAATGAAGTCGGATGAGTATAACTCTCTTGCAAAGCGTGAGCGTCTAATGATGCAACGTGAGCGTGAGAAGTTAGAAAGAGTATTAGGCGGTATCGCTGACCAAACTCGTCTTCCAGCAGCATTATTTATCGTTGATGTTAAGCGTGAATCTATCGCTGTAAAAGAAGCTCAAAAATTGGGTATTCCTGTATTTGCAATGGTTGATACTAACTCAAATCCTGAAGGAGTTGATTTCGTTATCCCTGCAAA from Flammeovirga agarivorans includes these protein-coding regions:
- the rpsB gene encoding 30S ribosomal protein S2; protein product: MKNLEYKELLDAGVHFGHLTRKWNPKMAPYIFMERNGIHIIDLNKTKTALEQAQNALKNIVKSGRKVMFVATKKQAKDIVAQEAARLKMPFVTERWLGGMLTNFQTVRKSLKKMSSIDKLMKSDEYNSLAKRERLMMQREREKLERVLGGIADQTRLPAALFIVDVKRESIAVKEAQKLGIPVFAMVDTNSNPEGVDFVIPANDDAFKSVSAIMGAVGSAIEEGIGERKKERDEAASAAAEAEKKAADEASNE
- the rpsI gene encoding 30S ribosomal protein S9, giving the protein MEVINTSGRRKTSVARIYLSQGEGKITVNKREFGDYFPSEVLQIKVQQPLELTNESGKYDINVNVQGGGINGQAEAVRLAISKALCEINAEHRLTLKPEGFLTRDPRMVERKKPGRRKARRRFQFSKR